The proteins below are encoded in one region of bacterium:
- the folP gene encoding dihydropteroate synthase: ADLLDVGAESSRPAADPVDAAREQERLLPALAAIREVCDLPLTVDTRRADTARRALDAGADGLNDITGGRNDPGMLTLAADTGCGLVLMHMRGTPRTMQIDPRYDDVVAEVADELAAYAEAAEAAGVQRARIAVDPGIGFGKTLDHNLALLANLSEVARGRPLLVGASRKSFIEHLTGAPTPERLGGSLAAAAAAFAQGAAVLRVHDVRETAQCLAVLSALEDHRRGPLLR; the protein is encoded by the coding sequence CGCCGACCTGCTCGACGTGGGCGCCGAGTCGTCGCGCCCCGCCGCCGATCCCGTCGATGCGGCCCGCGAGCAGGAACGACTGCTGCCCGCCCTGGCCGCCATCCGCGAGGTCTGCGACCTGCCGCTCACGGTCGACACCCGCCGGGCCGACACCGCACGGCGCGCGCTGGACGCCGGCGCCGACGGCCTCAACGACATCACCGGCGGCCGGAACGATCCCGGAATGCTGACGCTGGCGGCGGACACCGGATGCGGACTGGTCCTGATGCACATGCGGGGCACGCCGCGCACCATGCAGATCGATCCCCGGTACGACGACGTGGTGGCCGAGGTGGCCGACGAGCTCGCGGCCTACGCGGAGGCGGCCGAGGCGGCCGGCGTGCAGCGCGCCCGCATCGCCGTCGATCCCGGCATCGGCTTCGGCAAGACCCTGGACCACAACCTGGCGTTGCTGGCCAACCTGAGCGAAGTGGCCCGTGGCAGGCCCCTGCTGGTGGGCGCCTCGCGCAAGTCCTTCATCGAACATCTGACCGGCGCGCCGACTCCCGAGCGCCTCGGCGGCAGCCTGGCCGCGGCGGCCGCCGCCTTCGCCCAGGGAGCGGCGGTCCTCAGGGTGCACGACGTCCGCGAGACCGCCCAGTGCCTGGCTGTCCTGTCCGCGCTGGAAGACCATCGACGAGGCCCTCTTCTACGTTGA
- the cdaA gene encoding diadenylate cyclase CdaA: MFSLLADSPIIDLLDILIVAFLLYRVVLLVRGTRATQMFFGLGLLVVFSWLADRIGLIVVKQIISSLQTVWVVAFLIIFQPELRTALTHLGRRRGILFFAAPEEIPAQQEIIHAVERLSRRGLGALIVLEREISLGRWAKTGTPLGAEISAELLESLFTMPGPLHDGAVIISQDRIAAAACILPNTERTELGYVLGTRHRAAIGLSEVSDAAVIVVSEETRAISLAYAGEIKRGLSIDDLTTELNLIFTRHPDKTREQTETQPA; encoded by the coding sequence ATGTTCAGCCTGCTCGCCGATTCGCCGATCATCGACCTCCTCGACATCCTGATCGTGGCCTTCCTGCTCTATCGCGTGGTGCTGCTGGTGCGCGGCACGCGCGCCACGCAGATGTTCTTCGGACTGGGCCTGCTGGTGGTCTTCTCCTGGCTCGCCGACCGGATCGGCCTGATCGTCGTCAAGCAGATCATCTCGTCCCTGCAGACGGTCTGGGTCGTGGCCTTCTTGATCATCTTCCAGCCGGAACTGCGGACGGCGCTGACCCACCTGGGGCGACGCCGCGGCATCCTCTTTTTCGCCGCGCCGGAGGAGATCCCGGCGCAGCAGGAGATCATCCACGCCGTCGAGAGGCTCTCGCGCAGGGGACTGGGTGCCCTGATCGTTCTGGAGCGGGAGATCAGCCTGGGCCGCTGGGCCAAGACGGGAACGCCGCTCGGGGCCGAGATCTCGGCCGAACTGCTCGAGTCCCTGTTCACCATGCCGGGCCCGCTGCACGACGGCGCGGTCATCATCAGCCAGGATCGGATCGCCGCCGCGGCCTGCATCCTCCCCAACACCGAGCGCACGGAGCTGGGCTACGTGCTGGGCACGCGCCACCGCGCCGCCATCGGCCTGAGCGAGGTGTCGGACGCCGCCGTCATCGTGGTCTCCGAGGAGACACGGGCCATCTCCCTGGCCTACGCCGGGGAGATCAAACGCGGCCTGTCGATAGACGACCTGACCACCGAGCTGAA